The window AAAGTTCAACAGCATCTATGGACATTATCCCAAATATCCAGTTGCAGATGCCGGGTATGGTTCGTATAATAATTATCTTTACTGCGAAGAGCACGGCATGGAAAAGTTCATGAAGTTTACCATGTTTAAAAAAGAAACCACGGATAAGAAATACCACAATGATCCATACCGGGCTGTCAACTTTAAAAGAGATAAGTCAGGTGCTCTTATCTGTCTGAATGGAAAAAGATTTAAGTTTAAATACAAGAAACAAGTATATAAAAACAAGTATGGAAGAACAGAAGAAATATACGAATGTGAAAGCTGTGAGGACTGCCCATATAAGCCTGACTGCTGTAAAAAGAAATCCGGGAACAGAACCATATGCATGAATCAGGAATTAACAGCAATCCACCAAGAAGTGATGAGTAACCTGGAATCCATTCATGGAGCACTTTTGCGAATGAATCGAAGCATTCAGGCAGAGGGAACCTTTGGGTAATCAAGTGGGATAAGTCGTACAAACGGCTCTAAAGACGAGGCGAAAAGAACGTAAGTCTTGAGCTCACTTTAATTTCATGTAGTTATAATCTTTACAAGTATCATAATAAAAAAAGCCGGTTACTGACAGCTGCATAAAAAGCCAGCGGGATGGAATCATTTATCCCCTTGGATTCCCAAGGGTAACATTGAGTGCGCATTTTTTGCTTAAACAAAGATATCATAATTATTTTTCCGGGCGAAATCAATATAAAATTTGAAATAGGATTCATATCAGCGTTCGCTGATATGAATCCTATTTCAGGAGGGACTTATTTTACAGCCCCTTTAAATGAATATAAAGAAAGATCCTCATATGGTCAATTCTTTTTTATGACATGTCCTGATTTCGCTTAAAATCTGATCATTTACCATTTTGGTTATGATTCAATAAAAGTAATTTTATCATGATCCGGAACATGAGGCGGTTTTTCCGTATTGGCATATCCCAGCAATACGGAACAGCCAAAGGCATAACCATCAGGGAAGCCCAGACGTTTGGTAAATTCCGCTGCACGTGTTCCGCTGGCAAAGGCCAGGCCGGCAAATCCACACATAATGTTGGCTATGCCTAAAGATGTTGCAGCCAGAGTGATATTTTGACACAGGATCCCGCAGTCAATCAGTGCGGGAGCATATTGTGCCGGATCAATAGGAACTACGATCATACATGGTGCGCCATAAAACAATCTGCCGCCCCGTTCCATGATTCTGTTATATGAGGATTTGTCCTCCATGCCGGCCAGATAGGCCATGCCCTCCGATTCCATATCCTGTATCAAATCTTTGTCTTTTACAACAATTACCCTCCATGCCTGACGGTTCATTCCACTTGGTGCCTGTATGGCGGCTTCGGCGATGGCCCGGAGTATTTCGTCTGACGGCATATCATTTTTAAAATCGCGGCAGGAATACCGCTTAGCTATTACATTCAATGTTTCATTCATTGTATGCACCCCTTTCATTATTCAGGTCGGTTTTATCCAATCATACCATACGTAAAAGTATGTTTCAATCGACGAAGAGTAGACTGTATTTTATTTGGAATTTCAGATATTAAATAAACTCTGTATGCCTGTATTCTGGCGGTGAGCGGGCCTTTTTCCTGTGATTGCAATAAGGTCAGAGATTTCAGGCACAAAAAATCAAGAAGAAAATTATCCATAAATATGCATTTGATCCATTTTTTGCTCGTTGTTCAAAGAAAAACCAGCATGTTATACTTGAAAAAATAAAAGAGAGAAAAGGATCACGTAATGAAAAAAAGTACTATGAAGAAAACATTTCTGTTTGTTTCTGTTTTTATGTTGATCATCCTGGGATGTCTTTTAAGCAGAGATGCATTTACAGAAAAGTCTGGCAAGGATTTCCTGGCAGAATCCCAAAGCCCGGCAGCAGCCAGCATTGCAGACACTGCAGTTCCCCTTTCCCCCAGCCCCATTCCGGATAATTCTGAAACGGCTGCTCTTGTTTCCGCAGAATCGTCTGCATCGCCTGAAGCACTTGCAGCGGAATCATCAGCCCTGCCGGTCGCAGAGCTGTCAGCCTTGTCTGTCACGGAGCCATCTCCCCGGCAGACAGGCAAATTAGTCGGATATTATGCAGCATGGGCTGCTTACTATAATTACTATCCAAACCAGATAGATGCCGGAAAGCTGACCCATATTAATTATGCCTTTGCAAACATCGGCGCTGACTTAAGGGTTACGCTTGGATATCCTGAAGTGGATCCTGACAATATAAAGCTTTTAAATTCTTTAAAACAGACCAATCCGGATTTAAAAACCTTGATTTCCGTTGGAGGCTGGAACTGGTCCGGGAAATTCTCAGATGCGGCTCTGACAGAGGAGTCCAGGACCGTATTTGCGGACAGCTGTGTTGATTTCATTATAAAATACGGATTTGACGGAGTTGACTTAGACTGGGAATATCCGGTCAGCGGAGGTTTGGCGGAAAACGCAAGGCGTGGGGAAGATAAGCAGAATTTCACCCTGCTTCTTAAAAAGATACGTGAAAAGCTGGATGCACGAGGGGCTGCTAACAATAAGCATTACTTACTGACCATTGCAGGGGGAGCGGACCGCTCTTACATAGACAATGTGGAGCTGTCAAAGCTGGCCCAGTATCTGGATTATGCAAATGTCATGACCTACGATCTCCATGGCTACTGGGATTCCCACACGGATCTTCTGGCTCCTTTATATGACAACGACGATCCTTCCCCCCAGTATAAAATAAGTGTGGATAAGGGGATCACTGCCTGGCTGAATGCTTCTTTTCCGGCAGAAAAGCTGGTAATGGGGATTCCGCTTTATGGATACTTATATTCTTCTGTAAATGATTCAAACAAAGGATTATACCAGCCGTTTGGAGGTTCGAGTTCCATCGGATATCAGGATATTAAGGATAACTACTTAAATAAAGCAGGCTATACCAGACATCTCCATTCTCAGTCAAAGGTTCCCTGGCTGTTTAACGGTACGATCTTTATCAGCTATGAAGATCCAGAGTCCATAGGTTATAAATCTGATTATATCAAATCGAAAAACTTAGGCGGCGCTATGGTCTGGGAACTGAGCCAGGATCCGAAGGGAGAGCTTCTTGGCGCCCTGTATCGCGGCTTAAGATAGCAGAAAACAGGCGGAAGCTTCCTGTCCCATGAAGGGAATACGAAACTGCCGCCTGTTTTGGTTATGGACCGGTCCATAGAGCATTCACTCACTTTACAAGAGTGCTTAGTCCGGCCACTTCATCTACTGGAAGAGAAAATGCGATGGCATGTTCCCCTGTTTCCTTCATCACTGTTTCACAAATGGATTTAAGGACCGCCTGTTTATCCGCAAGGGGAACCAGAATGAGAAGGATTTCCTTTTCATTGGAAAGGGTCAGGCCAAAAAGCTTTTTGGAATCATCCGTACTAACCTCTCTGGCTTTGACCAGAGTTCCGCCCTTGCAGCCGGCATTTCTGGCAGCTTCCATGATGGGAGCGGAAAGATCGGTATTGATAACAGCAGCAATTAGTTCGTATCTGATCGTATCTGACATAGAGCGATCCTCCTTGAGATAATCTGTGACAGGGGGCGTATCCCCTTTTGACAGGTTAGCTTCTAATATACTGGAAGCTGCGGCGCTGATTCCCGACAGGGAAATAGTAAATACGATGCCGTAACCTGGTTTTCCAAGCTCTAATATTTCATGAAGAGCAGATAATAAGCGTTTGGTAGCCGCTTCCTCCACGATTCCGATGACCAGATCTTTTTCCGGTTCATCTAACCCCAGGCAGTCCTTGATGGCAGAGCTTGCGGTTCCATGTCCTCTGGTGATGAGAAGCAGTTCCTGATGGTGTTCTTTAAAAACGGAAGCTGCTTTTTCACCCTTTCCCCGGTCTACGATTACCGTAATCCAGTTTACTTTACGATTGGAAATCATCAGCCTCCTCCTTTCCTAATTCGATGAATTCAAGCTCCATATTAAGGAGCGGTGTACTTGCCGGTACATTGGCCTTTTTAGTCTTGTAGCGATAGGAGACACCGATGAGCTGTATGATGATGAGAGGCGTCATGGCGACCATGGCTACGATGCCAAAGGCATCAGTTACGATATTCCCTCCTAAAGCCTCGCAGGCTCCCATGGCAAAGGGAAGCAGGAAGGTGGCAGTCATAGGGCCGGAAGCAACGCCGCCGGAGTCAAAGGCAATGGATGTAAAAATCGGCGGGACCACAAAGGATAAACCAAGGGCAAGTGCATAGCCGGGAAGCAGGAGAGCCAGAAGGGGAAGACCTGTCATGACTCTTATGACGGATAATCCAAGGGAAATGGCCATGCCGATGGATAATCCGGTCATCATGGTCTTTTCCGAAATAGAGCCTCCCGTTATGTCTTCAACCTGCTTATTTAAGACCTGTACGGCCGGCTCTGCCTTTACAATGAAGAAACCGATAAGCATGCCGATGGGAACCATGACCCAGTTATAGGGAAGGGATGCAAGCTGCTGACCCAGATAATTGCCGGCAGGCATAAAGCCAACATTGACGCCGGTGAGGAAAAGCGTCAGTCCGATGTAGGAGTAAATGAGCCCAACCATAATTTTGATCAGCTGTCTTTTCCTTAGCTTCAAAAAGAAGAGCTGAAATATGAGGAAGAACAGCAAAATAGGAAAGAGGGCCAAAAAGACTTCCCAGGCATAGTGAGGAAGTTCATGCTGAAAGGCCAGCCAAAGGTCCTGAGAATTATTTATGGAGGGAATCACCATGGGCTCATAATCAGCTGCAGAAGATCCATAGGCAAGGCCCAGAATCATAACAGAAAGAATGGGTCCCACGGAACATAGGGCGACCAGGCCGAAGCTGTCGCTGTCCTGGTTTTTCCCTCTGCCGATAGAGGAGAGGCCGACACCAAGAGCCATGATAAAGGGCACCGTAATGGGGCCTGTTGTAACGCCGCCGGAGTCAAAGGCAACAGCCAGAAATTCTTTGGGAACAAAGGCGGATGTAACAAAGAGTACGGCATAGCAGATCATAAGGATATGGGATAAGCTCCAGCCAAATAAGGTCCTTAGAAATGCGATTGCAAGGAACAGTCCGACTCCTGCGGCCACAGAAAGGATCAGGACCATGTCAGGAACGGCCGGCGTCTGCCCCGCCAGGACCTGAAGATCCGGTTCCGCTATGGTAATGATAAAACCAATGATAAAACAGGCAAAAACAATGAGCGGCAGCTTTTTTGATTTTGCCAGTTGGGCACCCGCTTTTTCTCCGATGATCATCATGGACATATCCACACCCAGTGTAAAAAAGCCCATTCCAACGATTAAAAGGGTTGCCCCTACCAGAAACAGCATCAGTGGGTCAAGAGGCATGGGAGTGATTGTTATGCACAAGATCAACACGATACATGTAACGGGCAGGACAGATGATAAAGATTCAACAATTTTTTCTTTTAATTTTTGGTTCAAATAGATACCTCCTGTTGTCCGTTTTTTATGATAGGGATTCTTAAGAATAATTATCTGCACAGAATTGTGCATGAGCCTGCAGACTCTATTAGCTCTAAATTAGTTTAACACACAAATAGTTGCGAATGCAACTAAAATTTTGCCGAATATTTATTAATGGGGGAAAATGTCGTTTCATTCAGCCGTCCACAAAGGTGCATTTCCCTGTGTTTTCGATCTTGTAGCCCTTAAAAGGAAGAAGGCCGTTCTTAAATTCCTGGGAGTTTACCGTGTCGGCAATGCTTTGAAAGGCCGGATGGTTCATGGCCGCCCTGGAGAAGACTAAGTCCATGGAGGCAGCAGACAAAGGAATAAAATCCAGCTGGGGATATGCAGCTAAGTGGGACACATCACCAATGCCCGCATCAGCATCTCCCGATGCGACCGCGTTTGCGGCTGACATGTGGGAGAGGCATTCTTTCTGATATCCCGAAATAGAAGTCTTTACAATGTTTTGGGCTGAGAGGCTGGAGTCCATGTAAATCCTGTACCCGTTTCCCTTCTCCCTGTTTATAAAACGGACATCAGGGCGGCATAGATCCTTTAAGGCCCGCAGCTTCTTTGGATTCCCTTTTTTCACGTAAAGGCCTGCCTGAAGACTGCAGATATGAAGGATTACGACTTCCTTTCCAGGCAGAAGATTTTGGATCTGACTGATTTCCTGCCCTTCCCGGCCGGTGCAGAAGGCGGTGAGGGCCATATGAGTTTTTTCATAATAAAGAGAATACAGGCTGTTATAATCATTCATATAGGAATGCAGGATAGGAAGGCTGTCAGGGTGAAGGCTGAGCTGGCTTCGGAGCAGCTCCGCCACCCTGGATTCCTGGCTGCTTATGATCAGGCCGCTGGTATTAAGAAGGTAATCCATCTGCCGGATCGCGGCATCAGCTGTAAACTGTGGAATATCCATGATCCGGGGAAGAGGCTCTTCCGTCTGGAAAGAGCTGCCGTTCTTTGGAGTCTTTAAATATTCATCCAGCTGATCCTGGCTGATCCGTATTTGTTTGCCGACCTTTGCAGCCTTTAATTCTCCCCGTTTGATCAGTTCATATACGGTCGATTTTTTGATTTTAAGCTGGTCGGCAACTTCCTGGGTAGTATATATTTTTTCCATACGGTTTCCTCTTTGCTTCCTGTGGTTTTTATCATTTATAAATAGTTATAGCATATTTTAATCCATTGTCAATGAAAGGCTTTAAGAGCTGTCTGTCATATGGAGGCTAAAAGCTTAAAGTCCGATGTTATTATAAAGATAGATTGGCATTGACATTCGATTAAATATCATCTAAAATGAATTGGGAATTACCAAACGGAACAAAACCGAATAAAACCCAATTAAAATGAATAACAATATAGATTGTTGTTCAAATGGAAACCAGGAGGAAGTATTATGAAACGAGGAAAGAAATTACTTGCGGTTATGATGGCGGCAATGTTTGCTGCCGGTGCGGTTGTGGGGTGCGGCTCAGGCGGTTCAACCGCTGCAACGCAGGCGACAACTGCGAAAGAGGAGACCAGCAAGGCAGAGGAAACTACGGCAGCAGCGGAAACGACTACGGCTGAAGCAAAGGCAGAGAACGTGGACCTTTACGTGTTTATTGCCGCCAGCTTAAAAAACACAATGGAAAAGATCAAAGAAACCTATGAAAAAGATCATCCAAATGTTAATATTATTTATAATGCAGACAGCTCCGGAACCCTTCAGAAACAGATCGAAGAGGGCGCTCAGTGCGATGTGTTCTTCTCTGCAGCAACCAAGCAGATGGATGCGTTAAAGGAAGGCGGATATGTAGTAGAAGGTTCCGTTACCGATCTGCTTGAAAATAAGATCGTTCTGATCAAGCCAACAGGCGGAAAAACTGAGGTAACCGGTTTTGACAATATCACAAAAGCATCAAGCCTTGCTCTTGCAGGAGAGGATGTACCTGTAGGCCAGTATGCAAGAAAACTGTTCACCAACTTAGGAAATCTTGATCAGGTTATGAAAATGGAAATCAATGAAGGCGCCAATGTTACCGCTGTTTTAACAGCTGTTGCAGAAGGAAGCAATGAAGTAGGCGTTGTTTACGCAACCGATGCAGCTTCCATGGCAGACAAGGTTGAAATTATCGCAGAAGCAGATCAGACCATGATCGATCCTGCTGTTTATCCGGTAGGCTTAATCATTGACAAGGAGGCATCAGAGGAACAGGCAAAGGCAGCAGCTGACTTTAAAGAGTATCTGGTTAGCGATGAAGGCGTTATGAAGATGTTTACGGATGCCGGATTTGCAAAACCTGCAAAATAAATCATACACATAAAAGGGGGTGAAAATCTATGCTGGATCTTATGAAAACAATAGATTGGAGTCCCCTTTTTATTTCCCTTAAAACGGGGATTCTGGCAACTGTGCTGACCTTTTTTCTGGGGATAGCCGCCGCAAGGCTGATCATGAGGCTGAATAATACGGCAAAATCCATTGTGGATGGGATATTGACCCTGCCCTTGGTCCTCCCGCCCACTGTGGCCGGATTCTTTCTTCTCTTGATCTTCAGCCTCCGCAGGCCCTTCGGTAAATTCCTTTTTGAGGAATTTAATATAAAGATGGTGCAGACATGGCCTGGGTGTGTCATAGCTGCCTTTGTTATCGCTTTTCCTTTAATGTACCGGAATGCAAGGGCGGCCTTTGAGCAGGTGGATGTTGACATGATCCATGCGGGAAGAACTCTGGGGATGTCGGAAGGGAAGATTTTCTGGAAGATCATCGTTCCCATATCGGCGCCTGGACTGGCTTCGGGAACCGTGCTGGCTTTTGCAAGAGCCATCGGGGAATATGGAGCCACCACCATGCTGGCAGGAAATATTTTAGGAAAGACCAGAACGGTTTCCGTTGCAATCGCTTCCGAGGTGGCGGCAGGAAACTGGGATACGGCCGGGTTCTGGGTATGCGTCATCGTTATTTTGTCATTTTTTATAGTTGCGGTTATCAATTATATATCCGGAAAAAATATGAAACATGTGAACAGGTGGATTTGATATGGCATTACAGGTAAACATACGAAAAAAGTTTTCAGGATTTGAATTAAAAGTGGAATTTGAGGCCGAGGGCGGCTGCATGGGGATTTTGGGAGCCTCCGGCTGCGGAAAGACCATGACCTTAAAATGCGTGGCAGGAATCGAAAAGCCGGATCAGGGCCGGATCGTTTTAAACGGAAAAGTGCTCTTTGATTCGGAAAAGGGGATCAATCTGCCTGCAAGGGAACGCCGTGTGGGCTACCTGTTTCAAAATTATGCCCTGTTTCCTACCATGACCGTAGAAGAAAACTTAAAGATTGTGATTCCGGGAAAGAAAAAGGATAAGCTGCCCCTTGTTGCGGAACAGTTAAGGCGTTTTCAGCTGGAAGGGCTGGAAAAAAGGTATCCTTCCCAGCTTTCAGGGGGCCAGCAGCAGAGAGTGGCGCTTGCCCGCATGCTTTTGTACAGTCCTGACATCATCATGCTGGATGAGCCGTTTTCCGCATTGGATGGCTTTCTAAAGGACACGCTTCAGATGGAGATGCTGGAAGTGATCAGGGACTATACCGGTGATGTGCTTATGGTATCCCATTCCAGAGATGAGATCTATAAATTTTGTGACCGCATGATCCTCCTTTCAGAGGGAAATACTATATTAAAAGGCTGTACAAAGGACATTTTCCGAAGGCCGGAAAGAATGGAGGCAGCAAAGCTGACCGGCTGCAAGAATATTTCCTCCATAGAAAAAATCAGTGATTATGAGCTTTTTGCCTGCGACTGGAAGATCAGGCTTAAGACAGAGGAGAAAATCGGAGACTCTGTCCGGTATGTAGGAATCCGGGGACATAACCTGATCCCTGCCTTAGGACCGGAAGAGGAAAATGCCATGGGCATTGAATTGGCCGGGTTTGCCGATACTCCCTTTCAAAGGCAGTACCTGCTGAGGAACATAAATGATAAGACCTCTATAAAGATCTGGTGGATTCAGGATAAAATTGATTTTGAAGAAGGAGCCGTTCAGAACATTCCTTCATTTATCCGGTTCCCAAAGGAAGATCTCCTGCTTTTATTATAGTTTTTTGTATTTCCAGGAATTGGTTGACAATGAAAAAGGAAATGTTTACAATAAATTTATAAAAAGCAGTATAATCTTCCGG of the Lacrimispora indolis DSM 755 genome contains:
- a CDS encoding nitroreductase, translating into MNETLNVIAKRYSCRDFKNDMPSDEILRAIAEAAIQAPSGMNRQAWRVIVVKDKDLIQDMESEGMAYLAGMEDKSSYNRIMERGGRLFYGAPCMIVVPIDPAQYAPALIDCGILCQNITLAATSLGIANIMCGFAGLAFASGTRAAEFTKRLGFPDGYAFGCSVLLGYANTEKPPHVPDHDKITFIES
- a CDS encoding glycoside hydrolase family 18 protein, with protein sequence MKKTFLFVSVFMLIILGCLLSRDAFTEKSGKDFLAESQSPAAASIADTAVPLSPSPIPDNSETAALVSAESSASPEALAAESSALPVAELSALSVTEPSPRQTGKLVGYYAAWAAYYNYYPNQIDAGKLTHINYAFANIGADLRVTLGYPEVDPDNIKLLNSLKQTNPDLKTLISVGGWNWSGKFSDAALTEESRTVFADSCVDFIIKYGFDGVDLDWEYPVSGGLAENARRGEDKQNFTLLLKKIREKLDARGAANNKHYLLTIAGGADRSYIDNVELSKLAQYLDYANVMTYDLHGYWDSHTDLLAPLYDNDDPSPQYKISVDKGITAWLNASFPAEKLVMGIPLYGYLYSSVNDSNKGLYQPFGGSSSIGYQDIKDNYLNKAGYTRHLHSQSKVPWLFNGTIFISYEDPESIGYKSDYIKSKNLGGAMVWELSQDPKGELLGALYRGLR
- a CDS encoding DUF1538 domain-containing protein, which gives rise to MNQKLKEKIVESLSSVLPVTCIVLILCITITPMPLDPLMLFLVGATLLIVGMGFFTLGVDMSMMIIGEKAGAQLAKSKKLPLIVFACFIIGFIITIAEPDLQVLAGQTPAVPDMVLILSVAAGVGLFLAIAFLRTLFGWSLSHILMICYAVLFVTSAFVPKEFLAVAFDSGGVTTGPITVPFIMALGVGLSSIGRGKNQDSDSFGLVALCSVGPILSVMILGLAYGSSAADYEPMVIPSINNSQDLWLAFQHELPHYAWEVFLALFPILLFFLIFQLFFLKLRKRQLIKIMVGLIYSYIGLTLFLTGVNVGFMPAGNYLGQQLASLPYNWVMVPIGMLIGFFIVKAEPAVQVLNKQVEDITGGSISEKTMMTGLSIGMAISLGLSVIRVMTGLPLLALLLPGYALALGLSFVVPPIFTSIAFDSGGVASGPMTATFLLPFAMGACEALGGNIVTDAFGIVAMVAMTPLIIIQLIGVSYRYKTKKANVPASTPLLNMELEFIELGKEEADDFQS
- a CDS encoding helix-turn-helix transcriptional regulator, with protein sequence MEKIYTTQEVADQLKIKKSTVYELIKRGELKAAKVGKQIRISQDQLDEYLKTPKNGSSFQTEEPLPRIMDIPQFTADAAIRQMDYLLNTSGLIISSQESRVAELLRSQLSLHPDSLPILHSYMNDYNSLYSLYYEKTHMALTAFCTGREGQEISQIQNLLPGKEVVILHICSLQAGLYVKKGNPKKLRALKDLCRPDVRFINREKGNGYRIYMDSSLSAQNIVKTSISGYQKECLSHMSAANAVASGDADAGIGDVSHLAAYPQLDFIPLSAASMDLVFSRAAMNHPAFQSIADTVNSQEFKNGLLPFKGYKIENTGKCTFVDG
- the modA gene encoding molybdate ABC transporter substrate-binding protein encodes the protein MKRGKKLLAVMMAAMFAAGAVVGCGSGGSTAATQATTAKEETSKAEETTAAAETTTAEAKAENVDLYVFIAASLKNTMEKIKETYEKDHPNVNIIYNADSSGTLQKQIEEGAQCDVFFSAATKQMDALKEGGYVVEGSVTDLLENKIVLIKPTGGKTEVTGFDNITKASSLALAGEDVPVGQYARKLFTNLGNLDQVMKMEINEGANVTAVLTAVAEGSNEVGVVYATDAASMADKVEIIAEADQTMIDPAVYPVGLIIDKEASEEQAKAAADFKEYLVSDEGVMKMFTDAGFAKPAK
- the modB gene encoding molybdate ABC transporter permease subunit, with the protein product MLDLMKTIDWSPLFISLKTGILATVLTFFLGIAAARLIMRLNNTAKSIVDGILTLPLVLPPTVAGFFLLLIFSLRRPFGKFLFEEFNIKMVQTWPGCVIAAFVIAFPLMYRNARAAFEQVDVDMIHAGRTLGMSEGKIFWKIIVPISAPGLASGTVLAFARAIGEYGATTMLAGNILGKTRTVSVAIASEVAAGNWDTAGFWVCVIVILSFFIVAVINYISGKNMKHVNRWI
- a CDS encoding sulfate/molybdate ABC transporter ATP-binding protein, with the protein product MALQVNIRKKFSGFELKVEFEAEGGCMGILGASGCGKTMTLKCVAGIEKPDQGRIVLNGKVLFDSEKGINLPARERRVGYLFQNYALFPTMTVEENLKIVIPGKKKDKLPLVAEQLRRFQLEGLEKRYPSQLSGGQQQRVALARMLLYSPDIIMLDEPFSALDGFLKDTLQMEMLEVIRDYTGDVLMVSHSRDEIYKFCDRMILLSEGNTILKGCTKDIFRRPERMEAAKLTGCKNISSIEKISDYELFACDWKIRLKTEEKIGDSVRYVGIRGHNLIPALGPEEENAMGIELAGFADTPFQRQYLLRNINDKTSIKIWWIQDKIDFEEGAVQNIPSFIRFPKEDLLLLL